A region of Pyxidicoccus parkwaysis DNA encodes the following proteins:
- a CDS encoding ExbD/TolR family protein yields the protein MAGGAQQDNEEEITGINVTPLVDIVLVLLIIFMVTANFIVRETVEVDLPRAANGGETVQGLVNVVLDKEGKLYFDGAEVSEADLTRKVAEQVAKDKDTRAIISADQSLAYGRVMRLIDVVKGQGIAKFALNIEKDVAPSAPASTPAAP from the coding sequence ATGGCCGGAGGCGCCCAGCAGGACAACGAAGAGGAAATCACCGGCATCAACGTCACGCCGCTGGTGGACATCGTGCTGGTGCTGCTCATCATCTTCATGGTGACGGCCAACTTCATCGTCCGCGAGACGGTGGAAGTCGACCTGCCCCGCGCGGCCAACGGCGGCGAGACGGTGCAGGGGCTCGTCAACGTGGTGCTCGACAAGGAGGGCAAGCTCTACTTCGACGGCGCCGAGGTGAGCGAGGCGGACCTCACGCGCAAGGTGGCCGAGCAGGTGGCGAAGGACAAGGACACCCGCGCCATCATCAGCGCCGACCAGAGCCTCGCGTACGGCCGGGTGATGCGCCTCATCGACGTGGTGAAGGGCCAGGGCATCGCCAAGTTCGCCCTCAACATCGAGAAGGACGTGGCCCCATCAGCTCCGGCATCCACGCCCGCCGCGCCCTGA
- a CDS encoding MarR family winged helix-turn-helix transcriptional regulator, translating into MSSEHVERKTKPADSRRRGEAATEPEERDLPRQAWTLLFELMHAHMRNFPALAAEFELSPVQAHVLRQLGEAPLAMSTLASYLSCDASNVTGLVDRMEARGLVERRSSEQDRRVKMLVLTEAGAALRERLLGRIAEPPEAIASLADDDLRALRDIMRRALHPQ; encoded by the coding sequence ATGAGCAGCGAGCACGTAGAGCGGAAGACGAAGCCGGCGGATTCGCGACGACGGGGCGAGGCCGCCACGGAGCCGGAAGAGCGGGATTTGCCACGCCAGGCGTGGACGCTCCTCTTCGAGCTGATGCACGCGCACATGCGCAACTTCCCGGCGCTGGCGGCGGAGTTCGAGCTGTCACCGGTGCAGGCGCACGTGCTGCGGCAGCTCGGCGAGGCGCCGCTGGCGATGAGCACCCTGGCGAGCTACCTGTCGTGCGACGCGTCCAACGTGACGGGGCTGGTGGACCGGATGGAGGCGCGCGGGCTGGTGGAGCGCAGGAGCTCCGAGCAGGACCGGCGGGTGAAGATGCTGGTGCTGACGGAGGCCGGCGCGGCCCTGCGCGAGCGGCTGCTGGGCCGCATCGCGGAGCCGCCCGAGGCCATCGCCTCGCTGGCGGATGACGACCTGCGCGCCCTGCGCGACATCATGCGCCGCGCGCTGCATCCGCAGTGA
- a CDS encoding energy transducer TonB, giving the protein MSQAVLDSASLPPRRERSSTFVVVFLLVSLALHGGGFWMLARVAERPRPVAQRPVELVMVEVQKPPPPPPPEEKKEEPKPPPPKPKAVKPPPVKVAEAPKPPPPVEAPPPPNNTPPPEPQARPPPLVVGMTMSSTTSAGSFAAPVGNTSYGKVDSTAKDPKDVKGYSAPKYTPIYQVDSEPTVASEVKIPYPEEARRAGIEGTVTLSITIDNEGRVVAAKILNGPGYGLNEAARDAIKRFRFKPAIKGGEAVSTEMKYSYTFLLD; this is encoded by the coding sequence ATGAGCCAGGCGGTCCTCGACAGCGCGTCCCTGCCTCCCCGCCGCGAGCGTTCCTCGACGTTCGTGGTCGTCTTCCTGCTCGTGTCGCTGGCCCTGCACGGCGGCGGATTCTGGATGCTCGCGCGTGTGGCGGAGCGGCCCCGCCCCGTGGCCCAGCGCCCGGTGGAACTGGTCATGGTGGAGGTGCAGAAGCCGCCCCCGCCGCCTCCGCCCGAGGAGAAGAAGGAGGAGCCCAAGCCGCCTCCGCCCAAGCCGAAGGCGGTGAAGCCCCCGCCCGTGAAGGTGGCCGAGGCCCCCAAGCCCCCGCCGCCCGTGGAGGCGCCGCCTCCGCCCAACAACACGCCCCCGCCGGAGCCGCAGGCCAGGCCGCCGCCGCTGGTGGTGGGCATGACGATGTCGTCCACCACCAGCGCCGGCAGCTTCGCCGCGCCCGTGGGCAACACCTCCTACGGCAAGGTGGACAGCACCGCGAAGGACCCCAAGGACGTGAAGGGGTACTCCGCGCCCAAGTACACGCCCATCTACCAGGTGGACTCCGAGCCCACGGTGGCCTCCGAGGTGAAGATTCCCTACCCGGAGGAGGCCCGCCGCGCCGGCATCGAAGGCACGGTGACGCTGTCCATCACCATCGACAACGAGGGCCGCGTCGTGGCCGCCAAGATCCTCAACGGACCGGGCTACGGCCTGAACGAAGCGGCGAGGGACGCCATCAAACGCTTCCGCTTCAAGCCCGCCATCAAGGGCGGCGAGGCCGTCTCCACGGAGATGAAGTACTCGTACACCTTCCTGCTGGACTGA
- a CDS encoding DoxX family protein, translating into MTFALVLLTFFALLHLPPLRRLPALTTAADRAAVASGLFFIGAGLLHFLSPARFEAMIPPQLPAPHFLVLLSGVFEVAGGVGMLLRRTRPLAALGLIALLLAILPANIHEAMANSASHVLPLPDWYFWLRIPFQGVYLAWVAWAGGLSRAIGRARLAAHG; encoded by the coding sequence ATGACCTTCGCGCTCGTCCTGCTGACCTTCTTCGCGCTGCTGCACCTTCCCCCGCTGCGCCGCCTGCCGGCACTCACCACCGCCGCGGACCGCGCGGCCGTGGCCTCGGGCCTCTTCTTCATCGGCGCGGGCCTGCTGCACTTCCTCTCGCCCGCGCGCTTCGAGGCGATGATTCCGCCGCAGCTCCCCGCTCCGCACTTCCTCGTCCTGCTCTCCGGCGTCTTCGAAGTCGCGGGCGGCGTGGGCATGCTGCTCAGGCGCACCCGGCCGCTCGCGGCGCTGGGGCTCATCGCGCTGCTGCTGGCCATCCTCCCCGCCAACATCCATGAGGCCATGGCCAACAGCGCCTCGCACGTGCTGCCCCTGCCGGACTGGTACTTCTGGCTGCGCATCCCCTTCCAGGGCGTCTACCTCGCCTGGGTAGCGTGGGCCGGTGGACTGTCGCGCGCCATCGGCCGTGCGAGGCTCGCGGCGCATGGTTAG
- a CDS encoding TolC family protein, whose protein sequence is MSSLLALTLAATLAAAPPPVLTLEDALSRARKENLDLKAAQARLEQADTASRKAWAGYLPTVTASGAIIRNSNAAEIPPGILAPVPITIQPLIQRQAQIEARQAIIAPQLWAAISASYKAERVAALNVEQARREVLFGVAQAYYGAAAQAQAVKVQERLVELNGARAKDTRVRFDAGTVTRVALLRAEQDLSRAEQDLIRAQNAEASAKLVLATLLAFDDANFEVAPPPEPQVPVKTDPEQLYQASLEKRADVAASRESVELARTQKLGTVLAYLPTLGVSAAWRIANAAGFTGSNDTWAVTFAASWTLFDGGLREANVSEASARVAESLALQRKSELTAREEVKRSQLDLASALANRLKAEQSVELARESQRLTDVSFKAGVATYLEVADANTALTNAEIGFVNERLQSALAALRLLRSVGAFEARALDSDLKDPNTVPPHLQPLPGETGTRNLEQPLQGAPSEQPVQQQPAQQQPAPQP, encoded by the coding sequence ATGAGCTCACTTCTGGCGCTGACCCTGGCGGCCACCCTGGCCGCGGCACCGCCGCCCGTATTGACCCTGGAGGATGCGCTCTCCCGGGCCCGCAAGGAGAACCTGGACCTGAAGGCCGCGCAGGCCCGCCTGGAGCAGGCGGACACCGCGTCCCGCAAGGCCTGGGCGGGTTACCTGCCCACCGTCACGGCCAGCGGCGCCATCATCCGCAACTCGAACGCCGCGGAGATTCCGCCGGGCATCCTCGCCCCGGTGCCCATCACCATCCAGCCGCTGATTCAGCGGCAGGCGCAGATCGAAGCGCGCCAGGCCATCATCGCCCCGCAGCTGTGGGCCGCCATCTCCGCCTCCTACAAGGCCGAGCGCGTGGCCGCGCTGAACGTGGAGCAGGCCCGGCGCGAGGTGCTCTTCGGCGTGGCGCAGGCGTACTACGGCGCCGCGGCGCAGGCGCAGGCCGTGAAGGTGCAGGAGCGGCTGGTGGAGCTCAACGGGGCGCGCGCCAAGGACACCCGCGTGCGCTTCGACGCCGGCACGGTGACGCGCGTGGCGCTGCTGCGCGCCGAGCAGGATTTGTCCCGCGCCGAGCAGGACCTCATCCGCGCGCAGAACGCGGAGGCCTCCGCCAAGCTGGTGCTGGCCACGCTGCTGGCCTTCGACGACGCGAACTTCGAGGTCGCCCCGCCTCCGGAGCCGCAGGTGCCGGTGAAGACGGACCCGGAGCAACTCTACCAGGCCTCGCTGGAGAAGCGCGCGGACGTGGCCGCCTCCCGTGAGTCGGTGGAGCTGGCCCGCACCCAGAAGCTGGGCACGGTGCTGGCCTACCTGCCCACGCTGGGCGTGAGCGCGGCCTGGCGCATCGCCAACGCGGCGGGCTTCACCGGTTCCAACGACACCTGGGCCGTCACCTTCGCCGCGAGCTGGACGCTCTTCGACGGCGGCCTGCGCGAGGCCAACGTCTCCGAGGCCTCCGCCCGCGTCGCGGAGAGCCTGGCCCTCCAGCGCAAGTCCGAGCTGACGGCGCGCGAGGAAGTGAAGCGCTCGCAGCTGGACCTGGCGAGCGCCCTGGCCAACCGCCTCAAGGCGGAGCAGTCGGTGGAGCTGGCGCGCGAGTCCCAGCGCCTCACCGACGTGTCCTTCAAGGCCGGCGTGGCCACCTACCTGGAAGTGGCGGACGCCAACACCGCCCTCACCAACGCGGAGATTGGCTTCGTCAACGAGCGCCTCCAGTCGGCCCTCGCGGCGCTGCGCCTGCTGCGCTCGGTGGGTGCCTTCGAGGCCCGCGCGCTGGACTCGGACCTGAAGGACCCGAACACGGTGCCGCCGCACCTCCAGCCGCTGCCGGGTGAGACCGGGACGCGGAACCTCGAGCAGCCGCTGCAGGGCGCCCCCTCGGAGCAGCCCGTGCAGCAGCAGCCCGCGCAGCAGCAGCCCGCGCCCCAGCCGTAA
- a CDS encoding Rieske 2Fe-2S domain-containing protein has translation MEPTPDVVRHFHPVLPARSLGKKPVRVELAGRAYALFRDASGKPAALADACPHRFAPLSQGKVRADGRLQCPYHGWRFDAEGKGSNPSQPDLRHCDARSFQVVERHDYLWLAERDTPLSAMPDMEADEYVFGGAFSQLFQAPLHVSLDNFSEDEHTPYVHTRLGWDDPRADQVEFEAHNLEDRTQVHYRAPQRAAPLIRLLGVRDGDFFQNDWVTRFDPVRSQYTVSWVTPDGKPRPFITRANIFFVPETANTTRLHVFSFLKCVIPAMRPLLPIAARAAAALTWWEVRDDARFIPTVAGTPYSHKGMRLDKYDKPLVHQRKLMERIYYRAGPVVAPVPLAREASGG, from the coding sequence ATGGAGCCTACGCCCGACGTCGTCCGTCACTTTCATCCCGTGCTCCCCGCCCGCTCGCTCGGCAAGAAGCCGGTGCGCGTGGAGCTCGCCGGCCGTGCCTACGCCCTCTTCCGGGACGCCTCGGGGAAGCCCGCCGCGCTCGCGGACGCCTGTCCCCACCGCTTCGCGCCGCTGTCCCAGGGGAAGGTGCGCGCGGACGGGCGGCTCCAGTGCCCGTACCACGGCTGGCGCTTCGACGCGGAGGGGAAGGGCTCCAATCCCAGCCAGCCGGACCTGCGCCACTGTGACGCGCGCAGCTTCCAGGTGGTGGAGCGCCACGACTACCTCTGGCTGGCCGAGCGGGACACGCCGCTGTCCGCCATGCCGGACATGGAGGCCGACGAGTATGTCTTCGGCGGGGCCTTCTCACAGCTCTTCCAGGCGCCGCTGCATGTGTCGCTCGACAACTTCAGCGAGGACGAGCACACGCCCTACGTCCACACCCGCCTCGGCTGGGATGACCCGCGCGCGGACCAGGTGGAGTTCGAGGCGCACAACCTTGAGGACCGCACCCAGGTGCACTACCGCGCCCCGCAGCGCGCCGCGCCCCTCATCCGCCTGCTGGGCGTGCGCGACGGGGACTTCTTCCAGAATGACTGGGTGACGCGCTTCGACCCGGTGCGCAGCCAGTACACCGTGAGCTGGGTGACGCCGGACGGGAAGCCGCGGCCGTTCATCACCCGCGCCAACATCTTCTTCGTGCCGGAGACGGCGAACACCACGCGCCTGCACGTCTTCTCGTTCCTGAAGTGCGTGATTCCGGCGATGCGGCCGCTGCTGCCCATTGCCGCCCGCGCCGCCGCCGCGCTCACCTGGTGGGAGGTGCGCGACGACGCGCGCTTCATCCCCACCGTGGCGGGCACGCCCTACAGCCACAAGGGCATGCGCCTGGACAAGTACGACAAGCCGCTCGTCCACCAGCGCAAGCTCATGGAGCGCATCTACTACCGCGCGGGCCCGGTCGTCGCGCCGGTGCCGCTCGCGCGCGAGGCCTCCGGCGGCTGA
- a CDS encoding aldo/keto reductase family protein — MHFRHLGRSGLVVSEISYGNWITHGSQVEEEAALSCVRAALDAGITTFDTADVYAGTRAEEVLGRALKGQRRAGYELFTKVYWPTGNGKNDRGLSRKHILESIDGSLKRLQTDYVDLYQAHRYDFETPLEETMLAFADIVRQGKALYIGVSEWTADQIRKGAALARELRVPFISNQPQYSMLWRVIESQVIPASDAEGLGQIVWSPLAQGVLTGKYLPGKPPPSGSRATDPSGSRFMTRLLSDDVLTRVQQLQPLAKEAGLTMAQLAIAWVLQNKSISSAIIGATRPEQVHDNVKAAGVKLDAELLRRIDAALGTVVEKDPALTESPPRRP, encoded by the coding sequence ATGCACTTCCGCCATCTCGGTCGCAGCGGTCTGGTCGTCAGTGAAATCTCCTACGGCAACTGGATTACCCACGGCTCGCAGGTAGAGGAGGAGGCCGCCCTCTCCTGCGTGCGCGCGGCGCTGGACGCGGGCATCACCACCTTCGACACCGCGGACGTCTACGCGGGCACGCGGGCCGAGGAGGTGCTGGGCCGCGCGCTGAAGGGCCAGCGCCGCGCCGGCTACGAGCTGTTCACCAAGGTGTACTGGCCCACCGGCAACGGGAAGAACGACCGGGGCCTGTCTCGCAAGCACATCCTCGAGTCCATCGACGGCTCGCTGAAGCGGCTCCAGACGGACTACGTGGACCTGTACCAGGCCCACCGCTACGACTTCGAGACGCCGCTGGAGGAGACGATGCTGGCCTTCGCCGACATCGTCCGTCAGGGCAAGGCGCTCTACATCGGCGTCTCCGAGTGGACCGCCGACCAGATTCGCAAGGGCGCCGCGCTGGCCCGCGAGCTGCGCGTGCCCTTCATCTCCAACCAGCCGCAGTACTCCATGCTGTGGCGGGTGATTGAGTCGCAGGTCATCCCCGCCTCGGACGCGGAGGGCCTGGGGCAGATTGTCTGGTCGCCGCTCGCCCAGGGCGTGCTCACCGGCAAGTACCTCCCCGGCAAGCCGCCGCCGTCTGGCAGCCGCGCCACTGACCCCAGCGGCTCGCGCTTCATGACCCGGCTGTTGTCGGACGACGTGCTCACCCGAGTGCAGCAGCTCCAGCCGCTGGCGAAGGAGGCGGGCCTCACCATGGCCCAGCTCGCCATCGCCTGGGTGCTCCAGAACAAGAGCATCTCCTCCGCCATCATCGGCGCCACCCGTCCGGAGCAGGTGCACGACAACGTGAAGGCCGCCGGCGTGAAGCTGGACGCGGAGCTGCTCCGCCGCATCGACGCCGCGCTCGGCACCGTCGTGGAGAAGGACCCGGCCCTCACCGAGAGCCCGCCGCGGCGCCCCTGA
- a CDS encoding DUF547 domain-containing protein: protein MDAPPSLARRLRMPAVLFAVTALAVATTALYVQGLLPASVPSASEPFHYNGYAQVLRHVKADGDVDFASVGHERKVLDGFVESLASFSPHNRPDVFPTPEDALAYWLNAYNALVLQQVVDGYPYLESVRQPWLGRFFWGRAWPVGGERLTLWALENRVLRTEYADPRIHFALFQGARGGPRLDGAHFQPEYLDAQLNDASRRFMADKHHVDLDGDTVHLALLFDTYRDDFLRALPEGRRGSVLQFVWAFLPDTCDERPGCATRSDLDRACGPKLDRCKIVFEQEDWTLPDAAAREPRP from the coding sequence GTGGACGCTCCCCCCTCCCTCGCGCGGCGCCTCCGGATGCCCGCCGTGCTCTTCGCCGTGACGGCCCTGGCCGTCGCCACCACGGCGCTGTACGTGCAGGGCCTCTTGCCCGCGAGCGTGCCCTCCGCGTCCGAGCCCTTCCACTACAACGGCTACGCGCAGGTGCTGCGGCACGTGAAGGCGGATGGGGACGTGGACTTCGCCTCGGTGGGCCACGAGCGCAAGGTGCTGGACGGCTTCGTGGAGTCGCTGGCCTCCTTCTCGCCCCACAACAGGCCGGACGTCTTCCCCACGCCCGAGGATGCGCTCGCGTACTGGCTCAATGCGTACAACGCGCTCGTCCTCCAGCAGGTGGTGGACGGCTACCCGTATCTGGAGTCCGTGAGGCAGCCCTGGCTGGGGCGCTTCTTCTGGGGCCGCGCGTGGCCGGTGGGCGGCGAGCGGCTGACGCTGTGGGCGCTGGAGAACCGCGTGCTGCGCACCGAGTACGCGGACCCGCGCATCCACTTCGCCCTCTTCCAGGGCGCGCGCGGCGGCCCCCGGCTGGACGGCGCGCACTTCCAGCCGGAGTACCTGGACGCGCAGCTCAACGACGCCTCCCGCCGCTTCATGGCCGACAAGCACCACGTGGACCTGGACGGCGACACCGTGCACCTCGCCCTCCTGTTCGACACGTACCGTGACGACTTCCTCCGCGCGCTGCCGGAGGGGCGCCGAGGCAGCGTGCTCCAGTTCGTCTGGGCCTTCCTGCCGGACACCTGCGACGAGCGGCCGGGCTGCGCCACGCGCAGTGACTTGGACCGCGCCTGCGGCCCGAAGCTGGACCGCTGCAAAATCGTCTTCGAGCAGGAGGACTGGACGCTCCCGGACGCCGCCGCCCGCGAGCCCCGGCCCTGA
- a CDS encoding MotA/TolQ/ExbB proton channel family protein, whose translation MTSSLLLSQTGHPEIGWLSSKLLGVTLTSAEWVLWILVVLSVLSIAIMLERTVYFARNRLPDSEGLAVRLARGDFEAARKAVEGKSGMEAAVVREALASTAMGADTVEQVIASTMARERPQYERFLSFLGTLGNNAPFIGLFGTVLGIIKAFHDLGAANVKGAAIQQTVMAGISEALVATAVGLAVAIPAVVAFNIFNRQLKTLTSRANALGYALVGSLRAERPSTDAAPRAAEGR comes from the coding sequence ATGACGTCTTCCCTCCTCCTGTCCCAGACGGGTCACCCCGAGATTGGCTGGCTCAGCAGCAAGCTGCTCGGCGTGACGCTCACCTCCGCCGAGTGGGTGCTGTGGATTCTCGTCGTCCTCTCGGTCCTCTCCATCGCCATCATGCTGGAGCGCACGGTGTACTTCGCGCGCAACCGGCTGCCGGACTCGGAGGGGCTGGCCGTGCGTCTGGCGCGCGGAGACTTCGAGGCGGCGCGCAAGGCGGTGGAAGGCAAAAGCGGCATGGAGGCCGCCGTCGTCCGCGAGGCGCTGGCGTCCACCGCCATGGGCGCGGACACCGTGGAGCAGGTGATTGCCTCCACCATGGCCCGCGAGCGTCCGCAGTACGAGCGCTTCCTGTCCTTCCTCGGCACGCTGGGCAACAACGCGCCGTTCATCGGTCTGTTCGGCACGGTGCTCGGCATCATCAAGGCCTTCCATGACCTGGGCGCCGCCAACGTGAAGGGCGCGGCGATTCAGCAGACGGTGATGGCCGGCATCTCCGAGGCGCTCGTCGCCACGGCGGTGGGCTTGGCCGTCGCGATTCCGGCGGTGGTGGCCTTCAACATCTTCAACCGCCAGCTCAAGACGCTCACCAGCCGCGCCAACGCCCTGGGCTACGCCCTGGTGGGCAGCCTGCGCGCCGAGCGCCCCTCCACCGACGCGGCCCCTCGCGCCGCGGAGGGCCGCTAG